TCCTCTCCTCAATGATCTCCAGCAGCAACTGGCGTATGCTGTCATAAGCTTCAATCACAGCACATCGCCTGTACTCGATGCTAGATATCCTACCCCAGTGTGTCCTGTCATCAGCCACTAGCTCTTTTGCTTGACTGAGAGCAAGAAGCAGCTCATTGTTTAGCAGCAagcacggccaccgcaccacacgaaTTTTCCAAACAACTGGTGGAAGCTCAAGAAGCTCAACTTCCTTGTCACTAACAATGTCTTCTTCCCTAAATGTCAGAATGATCTCATTCCAAATCAGTGCAAATCTCTTTGCTTCGACCTCATTTGCTTCAATTTtcctatatgggcggccaaaaccgtATCTCAGCTTGAGCCGGTGAATCGCATCATACAGTTTACTCCGGATGCCACCATGCAACTTGTCCAGGTGCTCCTCTGGCATCAAATTAAACTGCATTGCACTTGCAAAAAACTGAAACCTCAATCGCAGCTGCTCAACACTGCGAATCTCCCCCAGATGCGAGAAAAGACCGATAAGTGCCCCTGTAAGTGATGAGAAGACTGCATACCATATCTGGATATCCATGAGGTAAATGAGGACAACTGGGAGCCACAGGATGATTACAGCAATCCGCTCCGTGTGGGGCATGAACTCAAACCAGTTACGTCGGATGTCATGGAGGCTGAATATTGTCTTCGTGGGGGACACCATGGGCTTAATCTGGAGGAAGTAGCTGAAGCTAAACTTAGCAGCAAGAAGGCAGATCCAGAATAGGGAATACTTGATGTTATCTATTAGCCCCTCCCTCAGACCACGGCCTACAAATGTGCGCGTCTGGAACCACCAGGTGAGCACATATAGAATTCTCCAATTGGTTTTCTCCGTAAAATTCCGAACCCAAGGAATGATGAACAGCACCAACGCAAGCACCTGTGGGATGACAAACACAGCAGCTGCTTCAAGGAAATTTAACACCCTGGTTTCGGCGGCGAAGGACCACCTGCGATCTCGCCACCGCTGATCCCACATCCGCACATAAAGCACGCTGAATGTGATAGTCCACCCTGCAGCAACAAACGCCTTGAGCACCATCCGGACAGAGATGAGCTTAGTCTCCCTCGACACAAGACTGTATTGAGTGCCCGCATCAAGCAACGCCTGCATAAAGCGCAGCCCAGCCCAGGTGATGAACACTGACAGCACACGGACCTGGATGTCACGGTGCCTGAGGGTCTCCCATGGAATCCCGCTACCATTCCATGCAATGATCATCGCTGCCTGAAAGAACAGAATAAGCATCACCCATAACCGGTCGAAGCTGCGGTAGACATTCCAGAAAGACCGCTGCTCTACAAAACCAGTCTTCCCAACACGGCCAAACTTCCCCGGCGGCACAAAGAAGCCCCTTGATGAATCCAGTGGCCACCGGAGCTTCTTGAAAACTCGCCGGCTCCAGAAGTACTCATTTACATCATCATAATTTCTCCACGCTGAGTGTGGCTTGGTCCCATTTCGGCTGGCCTCCACCTCGGCCTTGAGCACACTATAAATCGGAATGACAACACGGTTCAGGAAAGCCTCCTCACCGCACACAGCAGGGATTGCAAGCCGCCCTGTCTCAATATCGATAGAGCAGTCCATGACATGGCTGAGGTCGAGGGCCATGTAATGGAAGATGTAGCAGAGGCACTCTGGCATGAACCTCAAATTGGCAGCCTCCCCCCAGATTAGCAGGTACAGCGCCGTGTAGAGGAGGTCCCTGCGGGTGTCGACACCAACGGTGGCCGAGGCACCGGTCCGGCGGCCGGCGCTGGGCACGTGGACGTGCGGCCTCTGGCCgaggtaggcgcaccaggcagtgtaGTTCCTGAGGAGCTTCTTCCGGATGGTCCGGGCGACGGAGGAGTGGAGGACGTCGGCGGGGTGGTCGGCGGGCAGGGTGCCGCCGGCGCGGAGCTGGGCGttggcgaggaggaggacgaggtgctcCCGCTGGTTGCGGACGTTGTGCAGCTGGAAGCCGAAGGTGGCGCCGAGCCAGTCGAAGAGGTCGGCGCGGCGGAAGTCCCAGGCGCGCATGAGCGGCGGCTGCGGGAGGTCCTCCGCGTGCGCCATCGCCTCCACCGCCGCGCGCACCTCCGGGAACCGCAGCGACGGGTGCTGCCCGTGCATCACCACGTCCTGGATCGGGATGATGTTGTACGACGCCTGGACCGGCggctgctccgccgccgccgccgccgcggcggcggcggtggggcggcggtTGCGCAGGTGGCTCATTCCGTCTCACGCAGCTGCAAAACAGGAGGAGGAATTAGTACTAGTCATCAACAACAGCCACATCATTTCCGGCGAATTAGGGCACTCTACACAcatgaggaggcggcggcggcggcggcgggcgaggggGAAATCATGCGGCGTTTGTCTGGCTTCGCCGGCGTGGGGTTTGAGGGGGTTTGCTTTGCTTTGCTTCTGGGGTTTCCAACCATGACCCGACTCGACCCGCTCGCTCGCTGGCTAGTGTTTCCGTGCGCTGTACTTTCCGGTGGGACAATGATGACGACGATAAGAATGGATGATGAATGAACGAGAGTTTGGTGATGCGCTACTACAGCTCAACAGCAGTTCTAAATTCTGATCCTAGGTTTCGTCTCGGTGAAGCCATGGAGCCAGCAGAATTGGCACTCAACTGACTCGCTGTGTGGAAAATCTAGGGGATTAATTTTAGTAGTGGATTCGCGTAGATAACTTTTTGGTTTTGGTGATCGATATAGGCGTGCATTAATTCTGCTGGAGAGCCGTTTCAGCCCATTTCCAGCAGCAGACGAGATGAGCGGAAAAGGGGCTGGGGGCGTGACAACTTTTGAACTGTGGGTGAGAAAGCATAAGAGCTTTCAATATTCGGAGATTTGGAGCCATATGGCACATGAGTCCATCAGACTTTTTTGTTTGCTCCTATCCCGCAATTGGAAACATTTGGCTACATGCCGCTCACGTGCGGTGTCCCCGCTTGCCCACTGAAACAACCAGACCGCGAGCGACTGAGATCCGGTGCCTTGGCACACACAAGGCACGGATGAATAGTATCGTGCCTTAAGGGCATCTCCTGGCCGTTGGATCTACAAGCGACGGTCCAATGAACATCAAGAGTCACCGCTACAGTGCATCGCTACAGGAAGTCTGCTATAGGATAATCGCTACAGGACCAACACACTGTAGCGCGGGGTACTGTTCACTGAAATCTGGAACCTTGATTTTCGATCTAACGGCTGAAAGCTCAAGGCACGATACTGTTCATCCGTGCCTTGTGTGTGCCAAGGCACTGGATCTCAGTCCGACCGCGAGCACCGGGGTACAGGCGTACAGCAAGCGGCACAACATCTTAAACCTCCAGCTTGCATCAATATCTCATTCATTTCTTAAGAATAGTACTAcctctctctctcagtttacaaggcgtgcgcgtacccctaggtcgttaatttgaccaacttaatacaagtcatatattacaaaaaatataccaatataaacttcagatgctcTATTTTCAAAccatataatttttgtgttatatagtttatattaaggtgataaaattggcaaTCTAGGTATACGCGTAGAACTTATAAACTGAAACGGAGATAGTAGCGTGAAGCATTATCGCAAAGGCTGAAGAAAATCATCAGAGGAGAAAAAGGCAGAGCAAAACCCGAAAGTTCGTGGTGTAGAGTATCTATCGCCGATGGCCAGCAAGTGCTTTTGAGGGGAACCTGTGGTCGTGACACTTTGTTTTGGGGCATAATTGTTTGCTAGCTCCTTGTGTTTAAAGCCTCAAAGATCGACGCTTTCTGTTGTGCTTTCACCCGTCCCTGTTTGTGTTGTGCCGCACTAGAGAGCTACCAGTCAGACCTCCCCGCATTCCCGTCAAAGCGAAAAGAGGCTCGGATAAAGACCAGTTTGCCTTTCGTAATTCCTGTGCTCAAAACACGTCTGTCTTTTTTTGCCTGGTGAAAGGGAAAACTAGATCTAACTCGTTGCCTTTTTCTGCCTGGCCATGTAAATTTTGAAAAAAGAAAAGACCACTAACGATAAGCACCCCGCAATAATAAAGACCACTAACGATAAGCTAGCACGAAACCCTAGCTATGGTGTGCTGTAAATTTGAATCCATGGCCTCTAAACTAGACGCtattactaggagtactagtgagtGACACCAGTTTTTTTTTACTCATCAGCCGCACGCCGCTGCTGGCTTGCGTCCTCTCCGCAGCTTGACGCCATGCCAAAAAGGTGCAACGCACGCCGCAAGGGGACGCACGCAGGCGCATCAACAAGAATGGCAAGTGGGCCCGCGCGCCACCTCGTGGGCGGACCCGCACGGCGCCGTTCCATAGAGGCGGCCATGTGCCACCAGATCAACGCGACAGGCGAAGAAAAGTAGGTTGTGGGCCCTGGTAACCAGCAGAGGCTATAGGCGATATTTCCTTCCAGGAGATAAACTCGTCAGTCGCCGCTTGGTGAGGCCCCACGAGACAAGCGGCAACGGCATCAGCGGGAGAAAACTACGGGACTGCCACTGACTGAGcccccgctccgctcgggcgacGGCGCGACCCGTTCGTTCCGTTCGAGCGAGCTTGGGAAACCTCGGCCGCTAACGGCGATCTACCGGGGGAGTAAATTCTGGCACCAAGGTGGTTGACGGGGGAGGATTTAGAACTGTCACCTGATCAGtcgaccggcggcgaggagcggccGCCCGCCGTCTCCGTCGAGACCCTTGGCTGCTGCCGCTGCGGCTCAATCTTCCTTCTCTTCTTCACAgctgatgagagagagagagagagagagagagagagagagagagaaagctgaGAAACGAATATGCCCGTATAGGTAGGATTGGGAAGGAATTTTTGAACGCGGCCATGGGGGAGGGAGGAATCGCCGGAGCAATTGAGATGGATTCGTTACCCCTTTCCGAGCAGGAGCAGGCATCTGTTTGGCCTCGATCTCCCCTCTCCCGCTGCCTCTGCTCTGCCGTTGCTGTGCCGCCTCCCGCTCGGCTTCTCGCGAATCGCCACTTGCTCGGCCTTGCTGCCGCTAGCGCGTTTGAGACGTTTCTCTTCTCCCCTTCTCGTCCGCCGCGGGGGAGAGGAGAGAGATGCTCTTGGgtggggccgggccgggccgggccgtcaCTCGGGAACTTGTTTGGTTATTCTCTCCTAAACGCTACACAAGTCCCAACTGTCCTCATCCATTCTCTTCTGTCTCTCCAATCTTACTCCAATCCAAGCAGAGAAATGAAAATGTTGCCGAGCTGCAGTTCGAAAAAAAAATGTTTCCAAACTGGAAAGACAGGTAGGCACCCATACTCTGATATTCTCGTGATTTTCGTAGGCTGGGCAATACTGCAAAGGACAAAAAAATACTTGTACGAAAAAGGTGCGTCTCCAGCTGGAAGAGCGTAGTACCAGTCACTGTAGGCCAGAGTACACACTATGATGAGATCAGGACAACACATCAACATGATGGACAAAACAGTAGGAGTACACAAAATTCAAAACGTACTAGCAAACATCACCTGACATTGCACACTACAAAATGACAAGATAACTGGAAATAATTTGCTTCAGAACAGATCTCCGTAATCCAGTTGTGCACGTNNNNNNNNNNNNNNNNNNNNNNNNNNNNNNNNNNNNNNNNNNNNNNNNNNNNNNNNNNNNNNNNNNNNNNNNNNNNNNNNNNNNNNNNNNNNNNNNNNNNNNNNNNNNNNNCATGAAATTCAAGCTCGATGTTTGTATGTACATTGTACGGACAGAATCAATAGACGGCATCATATCAAATCTTATTTATTTAGATTGATTTAGACAGATATCACGACACCACCCTGCAGCGCACACGGCTTCCAGCGAAACAGGGCCTGGCCGAAATCACCACGGACGAGGGGGTGCTCCGGAGCCTGATTCGTTCAGCCTGTCGAGCAACGCATTGAAATCTATCGGCTGCCCGCTCTCAGtcatcctctggatcacattcagcACCTGCTCCCTTGGATATCCCATGGTGATTGCCTTCTCGATCATATCTCCATATGGATGGCCGCGCATCATGTGATGCTGCGATGACCCTGGAGGCATCTGTGCTGCCTGGACTGCAGAAGGACCAGTCGGCGGGTAGCTGCCATACGATGTGTTGTAACCCTGCGGATGCCCCTGCGGCGCATACTGCGGAGGATAGCCCCCCTTACCTGGAGGCGGCCCGAAAGAGCCTTGGCCTGGAGGAGGAAGCTGCTGCCTTTGCATGTTGTGCTGCGGTGGTGGCTGAGATGGTGGGATGCCAGGTCCACCATATGAATATTGCCCTTCAGAATGAGTCACACCTGATGGAGCAATGGTGTTGTATTGTCCTTGCATAGCCGCGCTGCCGGGCAGAGTTTCAGGGGAAGGGTTCAATGGCTGGTGGGGTGGATAGCCACCAGAGTAGTTTGGCGGGGGGGTCGGGGGTCTCATCTGAGTTTGCGCATGAGGATGTTGTGGTTGCGCTGTCTGAGGAAGATGAGGGTTGGATTGCTGTGGTGGAGGAAACTGTTGAGCATTAGACAACTGGGACTGCTGCGCTGGTTGTGTTGGAAACTGCTGAACATTAGGCAGCTGGGACTGCTGCGCTGGTTGTGTTGGAAACTGCTGAACATTAGACAGCTGGGACTGCTGTGCTGGCTGTGTTGGAAACTGATGAGCATTAGATAGTTGGGACTGCTGCACAGGTGGAGGAAATGGCTGGGAGAAAGGCTGCTGTTGCTGAGCTGCTGGTGCAGGAGATGAACGAGAGGGTTGCTGCTGCCACTGCTGCTGGTAAGGAGTGTAAGACTGGGGCTGGGTTTGATTTGCTGACTGAGGCTGGGATGAAGCatggacatcttgagcttgaggcctTACTGGCAGGTATTGCACCTCTTGTTGTACTTGCTGACCTTGTGTGTCCTGGTTGCCTGGAGCTTGGTGTTGTGGGTAGTAAACAATGGCTTGGCTAACAGCATAGCGGTCCTGCTGCGGTACAAGAGAGCTAGGGGCCGTCTGCTGCACAGGTTGATCGTTGTACTGTTGGACTGGTCCAGAAGCTCTAGGTACAAGTGCCACTGAGTTCACCTGATGAGGCAAAGCAAGTGCCAGCTGCTGACTTGCTGCATCGCGCTTTTCTTCAGGCTTCTTTGCCTCGGGGAAGGCTGTCAGCACATCTTCTTTCTTTTTAGATTCATCATGTGTAAGTTGAAACTTGGCTAGCTCCTTCTGAGTATCCGCTAACTCTTGCTTGTCTCGAAGGATTTGAATAGACCTGTGCACCTGCACCGTTTCAAATTTTAGTCACGGTTAGAAATTTCTTAACAGATTAACACTCAAGATGTGTCAGCGAAGCACATATGAAAATTAAAGTACAAAAATGTACTGGCTAGATCATCTCAGGTTTTTAACTGTATTTATTAACAAAACAATGTAAATGTTATAGTTAGAACCATCACAAGTTATGTGCACTGTATATGTATGCTTCAACTGCAGCTACAAATTTGCCCACCGAGATATAAATATATTTAGCATAAGAGTGGAGCGCATAACAGGCAACGAAAACAGGTTCATCATTAAGTAGAAAATatcattcttcatgtgcattcagaTCTCAGGGACAGGGACGCTTATATCTTCTGTTGTGTCACTGTCCATGGGTTGGCTTAAATGTGTTTCCTTGAGAGAAAGATCATCAGTTGTTCCAGCTCTATGTTGAGATACCAATGGTTAGAATCTGGAAGGTGCAGATTAGGCACATAGAGTGATACAGGTTGATAATTGGTTCAAATACAACTTATACAAGGGCCAGTCCATGGACAGTCCACAGTAAGATGAAGGGCAAAGCAAGTCCAGACGTCCTAGTTGATTGTCCTTTCCTCATAAACTGACTTCCTAACATGCAGTGTGCTTATAACTTGCCATAAGAGTGTAGAACTAGAACAATGGTTAAAGGGCGTCAGATTAGAGGACCTGCCCAAGCATCCCCCAAAAAAGCCTTACATGAGCACCAGACAGTAGCTTGCCTGGAATTAATACCGTGGGTACGAGATCAAGCCTGAGCATACTTGGGATAACTCGTAGTTGCATGTAAAAACTCCCAAGTGTCTTTATGATGATTTACTTTTGATTTAGTGATTCAGGTAGGACCAAAGGAGTGATAAAATTTGGAACATGCACGAAACTTCCCATGCATGCAACCAAAGTGACCAAGGTGATTTCTCAACAATTTTGTGAATTCGTGGTCAAAATTGCTTACTTGTTATGTTAACTCAGATTTCAGATTATTCACCTATTCCTCTAAGATAAACCACCTATGCCAAAACAAAACATGGTATGCAGATTAAGTCATCATGGTTCGGACCTAATAGGTTTAAGTAATCATATTAAACAATCAGTTCAGCTTAGCTTGGGATTTCTAAGTAACTGGAAATATCAGATCAGTGTAGGATAGGCTCAGACAAACCCTGAACTTTGGGCTTGATCAACTTCAACCTCAGATGAGAGATGCCTGGGTTGGCTACTTCGCTGGCCAAATATGATCATCTAGTATTGAGCTCATCAAAATCAAAACTGCCAAGAGTCTCATATCATTTAGGATATCATACTGGTTATAATACCCACTCGAACTTGTGTTGCATCTTCACTGAGGCGTATAAGCACAGAGGATACTGTTACAGTGAATGAAACAGCCTGATGCATTGCTCTAACTTCTAAGATTGAACATAATGTGTAACTGCAATTTGTTTCAACTAACCAAGAAAAACTGGTTGGAGTGGAACAAAAGACATCACAGGAGGTAATACTACAGAAACATAAGCTAGAAAAAACTACAGCAGAACAACAAACGATGTAATATAGATTAAATATATCTGAACCTTATACTTCCTATACCGATGGCTTTCGCTACTTAGTCTGAACTCACAATTACTAGATGATCAATAGCATAAATAAACATATTGGAGCAACAAACTGGAGCAAACATTTACAAGCAAAGGAGTAAACATCACATGTAAGTGATATACAATGTTTGATGCAACGGATCATGGATGGCCCGTTGGCCAAAGATGGGAGGGAGTGTTCATTGCCATCCACACGGGTTTAATCCCTATGATCAACAAAATGCGCCGTACTTAATCGGAGTACACACCACATTGTGTCCCTCCAGTATTTTCCTCATATGTAGACAACACACAAGCACACGCGCGGGCGCGCGCACACACACTCATGTTTATTTGTGCATATGATGCTGGTGGTGTGTGTGGCTTGTGTGCATCCGCCTTTTACTCCCTAACAAAATATTCTGATGTTATAATATCCAAGATAGTTTCATCCAGAGACGCAATAAAGTGCATACACATCAAATAAATTCATAGATATGATATTAGTAATATATCAATGAACATATGGCATGATTGCACTGATAATACACCTGAAAGAACTATATTATCAAAACGGCCTTActctaaatagtactccctccattcacaaatataagatgttctaacttttttgtgaATAGGATGTAGATAGgcacgttttagtgtgtttgttcactcatttcagtacatacgtagtccatattgaaatatccaaaacatctcatatttgtaaatggagggagtagtatttacttACTTCATGTAGATGTTTCTCAAGAGACTTTAATCTTAGATCAGTTTCATCACGAAGCACATCAGCTCGAAGCTCGCCTATGGACCTCTCAAGCTTATAGCAATAAATCTCCAGCTGTGAAAGCCTGCTGGTGATTCCTTCAAGAGACCTTAGCAAATTATCAGCATATTTCTTCATGCATTTCTCAACAGCAGAAAGTACATCCTCTTTGGCATAACTATCTTGTTCATAAACTTTAACAGATGGTCTCCCAAATCTGCTCTCATGAAAATCCTGTTGCAAAAGTACAAGAATGAGTACTGCAAGTAATGAAGGAAGGTTGAGCATTATAACCACAGCGATTATGAAATAAGTTCGTTGCTGGAAGTAATGAATGAAAGTTAACCATTATAACCAAAACAAAACCCTCCAACATCCAGCAATACAAAGGAAATTGCTATGAAATTTCCAGCATGATTCAAATTGTTTTCGAGCTGGACCCTTAATTTTTCCTATCTATTGACTAGCATTGTAGAAACGATAACCTGTGCAGGGTTTGAACAAATAGGTGATATATCCCAGTAAGGTTAAAGCATACGACCCAGAAATCTAAAACACCGGATTGCGACATTTCTATACAAGTACAAACATGTCACGAGTTTCCCTCAATCACGATACATAAAACAGTCGAAATTGTATAAAACGTAGGGCGTAGAATACCCTAGCTCCTAGGCAGAAGCACAACTGATGCGTAATAACGGTGAAAATAGATAATTTCCCATTCGAACTCATCATGGGACACTTGAACCCAGTTTCGTTTTCCTTCGTCCCAAATTCCTCCAACGGAAAGGAGGGATCCGCAGACCAGAACCGAAATTTAGCCCCAAGCTTCTGTCAGAGCTCGGCACACCAACAGATACTGCTCGCGGAAGGGATCTAAGGGAGGGAAGGGACGATGGATACCTTGTCGACTGGATCGAGTCGCTTGGGCTCGGAGGGGGCGGCGAAGTCGTCGTATGAGCAGAGCACGTCGTCCGTGCCGAAGTCGAAGCTCCGAGTGCCGCCTGCGGGGCCGCGGCCTGAGGGCCCGCCGGAGCCGGACATCGCAGGGTTAGGGTTTTGGTCGCGATGGGGAGCTTGCTTGAAGGGGAAGCGAAGGGCGGTTGATAGGTTGCAGgtgaggagagaggaggaagaaggacggATCGATCGATTGATTAGTCTGTGCTGTTTGTTTTTAGGGCCCTCTGGTGTGTTGATTAAGCAAAGGCCTCGCCACCCCGGCTGAGACGATAAGACTAGACTAAGTTTTGTATAGCGACGGgttatctttttttctttctttcggttACTTTATTTATATTGAGAAGGCTGGTAATCAGGCAAACAATAGTGAAAATTGTCTCTTTCAAACGTGGAGCTCGAGAACTACAGTCAGGCGCACATTGATGTGGAAGTCAAGTCGAAGGATCAGTCCCAACCTTAGCGTTTCACGGGTTTTTACGGCGAACCAAGAACTGAAAATCGGTATCATAGTTGAAAACTTCTTGACTTTGTATGGTGTACAACATAATAGTTGGCTCTGTATGGGCGATTTCAACGAGACGATGTACTCGGATGAACACTTCAGCATTCATGCTAGACCGGAATGGCAAATGTGTGTGTTCCGGGAGGCAGTGGATTTTTGTTCTCTCCAAGACCTTGGATGGAGAGGGGTGCCCTTCACATGGGATAATAAACAACAGGGGAACTCCAATGTAAAAGCTCGATTAGATCGTGCCTTTGCAAATGCATCCTTTCTCACCCTGTTTGAATTTACTACTGTAAAACATATCAGTTCGATAGCCTCTGATCATTGCTATATTTTGGCCGAGCTGAGAATGGAGCGAGCGCACGGGGGACGTCGCGGCCCGCAACCGTTTCGCTATGAAAATGTGTGGCAGTCCCACAGCGAGTATGATGCTCTCGTCAGAAACTCATGGCAATCTGGGACAGGCCGTCAAGGGCTGGAAGGCGTAGTGCAAGCATTAGCGTCTGTTCAAAATACACTCGGGTCTTGGGGAGACCGTGAGTTTGGCAACATCTCCAAAAAAGTTAAAAAGCTGCAGAAACAACTTGAACGGCTCCGGGCGGCTTCGATCGGTCGGGGGCCAAATGCAGAAGAACTTGCAGTGACTGCCAAACTGCAGAAATCTTGCGACAGGAGGAGGTGTGGCTTAAACAACGTTCAAGGGTTCAGTGGCTGCGCAAAGGTGACCGCAATACAAAGTATTATCAGGCCCAAGCTGCTCAACGAGCCAGATGTAACCGTATTGTGTCTCTTGAAGATTGGATGGTTCAATTTGTGATGAACCAGCCGAGGTCGAAGCGGAAATAATGGGGTTTTACCAGAACCTCTACCAATCCCAGGGATTCAATGACATGTCCGGTCTTCTACAACATGTTCATGTCCGTGTCACCGCTGCCATGAATGAGTTCTTGGAGAAGGATTTCACGGCCGAGGAGGTGAAAACGGCACTCTTCCAAATGGCACCGTCCAAAGCGCCAGGTGTGGATGGATTTACAGCAGGTTTCTTCCAACGTCACTGGGACGTACTCGGTGAGGATGTTACCCTGGCTGTCTTAGATTTTCTGAATGGTGGAGAACTGCCGGTAGGTCTAAACGACACTACTATCACGCTGATTCCTACGGTGCGCAACCCCCAGAAAATCACTCAATTCCGCCCAATAGCTCTCTGCCCGGTTCTGTACAAAATCGCAGTCAAGGCTTGCACCAACAGGCTTCGGGGTCTGATGGATGAGATTATTGGCGAGGAGCAAAGTGCTTTCGTACCCGGCCGGTTGATTACCGATAATATCCTGGTAGCGTATGAAAGCGTGCATGCAATGAGGAAAAAGAAGAGATGCAAGCAAGCCTATTGTGCCGTGAAACTAGATGTGCTTAAAGCCTTTGATCGCGTCGAGTGGCACTATCTAGAGGCTATGTTAACCAAGTTGGGTTTTTGTGATAGGTTTATTCGTCTGATCATGAAGTGTGTCACCTCAATCAGATTCGCTGTAAAGGTCAACGGTTCTCTCCTTCCGTATTTCACACCTACGAAGGGGCTGCACCAGGGTGACCCAGTCTCTCCATTCCTCTTTCTCATATGTGCAGAAGGCCTCACTTCTTTGATGAATCATTATGGTGGTGCACTGGTTGATAGAGGAATTAGGGTGAGTGTACATTCACCTTGGGTTAATCatctgctctttgcggatgatagtTTGATGTTCATGAATGCAAATGTACAAAGCGCGCATAGATTGAATGAAATTCTCCAGTTATATGCTGCATGCTCCGGCCAAGCAGTTAACAGGGAGAAGAGTGCCATTTATTTCAGTCCAAATGCTTCAGATCAATTGAGGACAGAAATTAAACAAGTACTTGGTATTTTTGTGGAAGCTTTTACCGAATGCTACCTGGGTCTCCCAACTGTCGTGGGAAGGATTACAAGTGGTAGCTTTGATCACATTGGTGAAAGGTGTCGAGGTAAAATGCAAGGGTGGTCAGTGAAAAACTTGGCATGCGCAGGTAGAGAAGTTCTTCTCAAATCCGTGGTTCAGGCCATTCCTACCTACAGCATGACTTGTTTTCAATTGACAAAAAAAGTTTGTAAGAAACTTACATCTTCTATGGAGAAATTCTGGTGGAGTAGTGATATTGATAGACGGTCCTTGCACTGGATATCGTGGGATAAACTCTCAGCACCAAAAGTAAAGGGAGGCATGGGATTCCGGGACTTTGCTCAATTCAACCTAGCTTTGCTAGGAAAACACGGTTGGAGGCTCATTACACATCCCAATTCCTTGTGCTCCAGAGTTTTAAAGGGCAAGTATTTCCCTAACTGTCATTTTTTGGAGGCAACAGCACCCAAGTCTGCATCCACAACATGGAAGGCCATAATTGCCGGTCGTGCTGCGGTTGAAACTGGACTGATCAAAAGGGTGGGGAATGGTGATTCCATCTCCATATGGGAAGATCGTTGGATCCCCAACACTTCCACGCTCAAGCCCATAGGGCGTCTTGGCAATGATCATGTTCAAAAGGT
The Triticum dicoccoides isolate Atlit2015 ecotype Zavitan chromosome 3A, WEW_v2.0, whole genome shotgun sequence genome window above contains:
- the LOC119269028 gene encoding basic salivary proline-rich protein 1-like, which gives rise to MSGSGGPSGRGPAGGTRSFDFGTDDVLCSYDDFAAPSEPKRLDPVDKDFHESRFGRPSVKVYEQDSYAKEDVLSAVEKCMKKYADNLLRSLEGITSRLSQLEIYCYKLERSIGELRADVLRDETDLRLKSLEKHLHEVHRSIQILRDKQELADTQKELAKFQLTHDESKKKEDVLTAFPEAKKPEEKRDAASQQLALALPHQVNSVALVPRASGPVQQYNDQPVQQTAPSSLVPQQDRYAVSQAIVYYPQHQAPGNQDTQGQQVQQEVQYLPVRPQAQDVHASSQPQSANQTQPQSYTPYQQQWQQQPSRSSPAPAAQQQQPFSQPFPPPVQQSQLSNAHQFPTQPAQQSQLSNVQQFPTQPAQQSQLPNVQQFPTQPAQQSQLSNAQQFPPPQQSNPHLPQTAQPQHPHAQTQMRPPTPPPNYSGGYPPHQPLNPSPETLPGSAAMQGQYNTIAPSGVTHSEGQYSYGGPGIPPSQPPPQHNMQRQQLPPPGQGSFGPPPGKGGYPPQYAPQGHPQGYNTSYGSYPPTGPSAVQAAQMPPGSSQHHMMRGHPYGDMIEKAITMGYPREQVLNVIQRMTESGQPIDFNALLDRLNESGSGAPPRPW